The nucleotide sequence tattttcatgttatgaattttagatagtcgtcatgtcgaaccaatagtttcatattatagtttctaaacagataataatttaagaaaaaaagaaaattattaaaacaaatcatttcactacaatttggtcagtagtgaaagaagcattaagaaaaaataattcaactttcaaaaaaattagatgattcagttgtggtgaatacttagttacCAGGTGCTCAgatcaaggtgcacatgtatgtgtatgtaaaaagtatataaaaatagttgacaaatatataaagatattgttaattattattaaatgatatttttattgaaaatagtacatgaaagataaaattaaaattaatttaaaataaaaaggccttgacattagtcatttttcatataaagaaaataaaattgtatccgtaaatagggGTAGACACATATCGAATATCTAGGTATTTGGAAGCATTCgtgtcgattcgatctttagccacctagatattcaGTGACTcggatatccaaaatattttagaattttaaagaatttcCTATttatccataaataaaataaaattttaaaaagaattgaaaattttaataataacattttattacaaaaataaaacattatttaacttttaaattctagtacctaatataataaattttattcataaaaatattgtaaaactgatataaagtataatatataacacacatatatatataattctttatatatatatatatatatatatatgcatataacagatcgaattagatatatgttcctaaaaatattagtatttgatttgtttcgtagagttacgaatatccagattttttggttcaaatcaaaactgataacaaatcgaatcaaaatttatgaatattttgctcaactttatccgtaaacaataaaaataatatatatatatatatatatatatatatatatatacagtttggcttttgattcgttatctatttttattcgaaccaaaaaatccagagttttattagaaccatgtatgtgagttttatattaaaaaaaaacacaaaatacataatgtgaacacatttatgaatatagtgtgaacgcgttagcatacttattatcaaattatTGTGAGGTtgccacgtgtctattatagtgtgaatacatttattacaatgcttctgcTTTAATGTATAAGAGATATCTCAAAATTAAATGTGTAGATGGAGTGGTGGTTTCATTGAGAAAAAGAAGTGAGGATTTTCTATTTAGAAAACATAATAGTCTAATTAGAATTTAGAAAGTTAGATCTATCAACCTtatgaaataaatatacatgAAGTTTAAACACTAAATACGTGAATAATCATAGATATGCAAGTTTAAAAGTATGGAGCTGTAGTAAGATCGATAAGTGATTTGAACGTTGAAACTTAGCGTCAAGCAAAATCATAGATATAAAGTAACATATTCATTATAGCTCATCTTGATTATTACATGCTGATTATTTCAACGatcagaaaattaaatatatgtaataactttaaaaaaaaatctctttgtatactatatttattattaataaaatcttaaaaatcaCTCAAtattctgttttcagttatacaaaattaagaattttacttcattaatatttagttatgtgtttctgtttttttttttaatttttaacctttttattaaaagatatttttcaaATAGCCACAtagtatatataagaattatgttttctcttaaaatatatattttagattttggacagttcttattattattattaattttaatcacttatcttatcaactaaaaatttaattttttttttatttttatctaatttatatattttattcattaaaggtataaacgatattaatcaCTCTAATTTTTAACGTTAGAGCTCCGTTACGAAAAAATATTtagcaaataatagtatatatatcatgtttttaggaatataatcatatatataatgttttcagGAACATAATCATCTATATCatgttaaaaataatgtaaatctTAAAATTATAGATCAAAAACTTATATGGCATAGGTATAAATATAACACATACAAAATGGAACATACACAAATAAATTACGTGAACACATGTTTAAATCATAGAGGTAACTCTACAAAGTGTAAAACGTGTTTCCATCAATGCGTTTTATTgttctcagaaaaaaaaaatcgttttacttgttttctttttaactaaaattatatgTGTGTTCAAGTTCAATTACAAAATCTTCTACTGGAttttaccaacaaaaaaaatcccCTGCTGGGTTTACATAACGAAGAATAGTAAAAGgaattttacaaaaatcaagAGAGATTGGCCAAGATTGTACGAACCTTACAAAAAGGAATTTATTACTCCTAGTACGAACCTTCTGAAACATTAACGTCACAAACAAAGCATAGTAAACGTTGACGTTGAAATAAAATACAGTGCATAATAAACATTTTCGTTCTTCTTTCACCTCCATTCTCTGTATAAATAGCTGCCCGGATCACATAATTCATTCCATCGACAAAAATCTTCAATATTGGTATGTTTTCTGTTTCAACAATTCTCTGAGCCATGTTCGTAAGCTTAACATGTTATTAGATACGAAGCCATAATCTAGTAAATTAGCTAGGTATCACCACATATTATATAGGTATAAAATATATGCATGTATGTGTGTGCGCAGATTTAAAGGTCTGGCTTTTGCGAGTTAAGAAGTTCCAACTTTAAGTGAAATCATTCTCTTGAGGGAGGTCTTCTGTTGTAAATAATGACACAGTAAGTGAATTCTTTGAGAGAAAAGATatatgtattataatgtttgtatatatgtgtgtgtgtttgcgTTATCATGTCATGTATCAGCATGcatcttttacaattttctaaCTGTTTGTTTTTATACAACTCGTTAACAGAGGAAAGAGAagttttgacaaaaagaaatCATTCGGACGAGCTGATTTCCCCCAAGGTTTCCTGTTTGGAACTGCTTCATCGGCTTACCAAGTAAGTACACTGTACAGATACGACCATGACAAATTGACAATCAGCGAAATATTTGTAGGACCCTCTCAAATTACATATATACTCCATGCAAtagtgaataaaataaataaacttggacaaataaataaattcggatataaaaatataaaatattttactaatttaaaattttaatatatatatatatatgcatatatatttttgtaaaaattttaaatatatatttttaacaaagaaaaccagtaaatttatgtaaattatacattcaaaaatataaataaaacttgaaaaatgATTCTGGATAAAATGCAATATTTGCATACCTATATAGAAACATATGATCTGAATATGTGCATGGTCCACAATGATCGACTcgacttctttttttcttttcgaaattAGTATGAAGGAGCTGTGAAAGAAGGTTCCCGAGGCGAAAGTATATGGGATACTTTTGCTCGCAAGTATCCaggttttgtatatatatcatcCATATcccttaaatttataaatggtGCGTCAATCTCAATCAGTCTATTAAAAACCATCTGaaaaatgtttttcttctttttcagaaAGAAATTGCCACTCTAATGCGGACGAGACAATCGATTTTTATCATCGTTACAAGGTCGGTATGCATATTCGGTAGCCATCATTTTCATGCACTTAGGTGTTACActaatgtaattaaaaaaacatgacTTATATGCAATGACAGGAGGATATTCAAAGAATGAAGGATATCAACATGGATTCTTTCAGATTCTCCATCTCCTGGGTCCGGATATTACCTCGTaagcgaaaaaaaaaaaactatttgctTGTAATCTCTTCATTAATTTCTAATGATAAGTGCAAAACATCATCACATATGTATATCTCTAAAACATTTCtcatattttaaattacaagATGGCAAACTAAGCAAGGGAGTAAACAAGGAAGGAATTAGATTCTACAATGAGCTCATTGACGAACTACTAGCCAATGGTATATATACGTATATAATCTTTCACTCGTATACCATTAGTCGAATCATAAAATTAGTTAATCCAACTCTTCTGACATCTTGAAACATCAACAGGAATCACACCTCTCGCGACTTTGTTTCATTGGGATACTCCtcaagctctagaagaagaaTATGGCGGTTTTCTAAGTGAAAACATTACGTAAGCTAAACATttaaacaaaagttttttttttatgaaatataatatgtatatggATGTTTATATTATGCAGAATGGATTTCCGAGATTTTGCTAACATATGCTTTGAGGAATTTGGAGACCGAGTGAAGCTATGGTTGACGATAAACGAACCATGGGTCTATAGCGTAGGTGGCTATGATGCCGGAAGAAAAGCACCAGGACGTGCCTCAAAATACATGAATGATGCAGCCACAGCCGGAAAATCTGGTCATGAGGCTTATATCGTTAGTcacaatcttcttctttctcatgcAGAAGCCGTTGAAGCCTTCAGAAATTGCCATAATGTAAGAACCACTAGTCTTGATAAACATAAGGACCAAACCATTAATCACACGGTCAAAATGTTACTGATCAACATATAGTATACAACAAAGTTAGTACTTTAGctatgtattaatatatataacattacaATTAACTAATGCATACTTGTGTTCAGTGTAAAGATGGTAAGATCGGTATGGCGCATTGTCCTTTATGGTACGAGCCATATGATGTAACTTGTGACGAAGATGTAGAAGCAGCCGAGCGAGCTATGGAGTTTATGTTTGGATGGTATGATCGAGTAATTCATAATCATTATCAAAAttcattttcttataaagaAAGTGTATAAACAGGCACATGAATCCTACGGTGTATGGAGATTATCCTGAAGTGATGAAGAAGATAGTAGGAAAGAGATTACCGTCTTTTACCGAAAGCCAATCAAGAAAGTTAAAAGGATCTTTTGACTTTATTGGAATAAACTATTACAGCTCTGTTTACGCTAAAAACGTTGATGAAGTGGATCCAGACAAGCCGTTCTGGAGATCAGACCAACATGTTGAATGGAAAAGTATGTAGtcaatttaagaaaattagCATAGTTAATTACGATCAGtactaaaaaatattctaataacCCTAAGCACTAATCTCTTATAAAATGTCGTTATTACAATCTGACGAAATTTTGAACATTCATTGTGATATTTTCAATATCATTTaggtttttgttcttttttactCACAAGCTTTTCTATGTTTGTAGAACAAAATAAGGCGGGCAAGGCCATCGGTGCACAGGTTAGTTTATAATGACTTTGCATTGTTAATACATGCTCATTAATTTATATCTACcattgatttattttgtttttacgattttaggGTGGGGTAGAGTGGAACTTGATGTATCCACAAGGACTACGAAAAGTTTTGAATTACGCCAAGAATAAATAtggaaaccctaaatttataATCACCGAAAATGGTAATAATATAAAACACGACCAATATGCTTCAAATTTTCcccaattaatatatattttttcacaaCTATTATTGCTATTTGACCAGGACATTGTGATGCATACGAAGAGAAGAAGCCAAAACTGTACGAGTTGATGGATATGAAGAGGACTGATTATCACAAGAAACATATTAGCAACGTTCACCAAGCCATATAGTAAgctcaatttttatttttcacaaaagaaaaggttttttTATTCAACGGATATTAATTTGATACGGATGATATGAAATGTTTTGTAGCGAGGATGGAGTCCAAGTGGATGGATATTTTGCGTGGTCGTTGTTGGATAACTGCGAATGGAACTGTGGATATGAAATACGGTATGGATTGTTCTACGTAGACTACGAGAATGGGCTTAAGCGTTATCCAAAAATGTCAGCTATGTGGTTCAAGGAATTCCTGAAGGAAAAAGATGATGATAAGATCAAGAAACCACAAGTGAAAAGGGTTAAGATATCAGAGTTTTGAAGTTTAACAAGTGTAATGTAATAAGGTTGATATGGTCATTTGCTTACTACATATAATTaagttttcttttagttttgtaCCCCAGGAGAAGAGTTTTTCTCctgtccaaaaatatatattcaaaaattcaaaataaaacaaaatttcagaaattttataaaattctatCCACACATAAGTGCATCTCTATCcatattatctaatcaaaagttctcaaaaaaatattaattaaagtaATTGTGTATATTTCTTAATAGTTTCTCAAAATACATAACAATACTTGATTTAAGACATGGAGATAATACTAGGCATGGGCTTTCGGTGGTCCGTTCAGTTTCGGTCCGAATGATTCagatttttggattttcggtGTTATGCTCATAAGTAccatttgatttttactaattaTCTGATCGGAtacggttcggatcggatttaactaatgtttaaaatcgtaaaaaaaaatatttttaaaaacctcgaaaattgaccaaaaaaatttcagaatatataaattatttacaaatctaattaaaaaattagttaaattatctaaattaattaaaaatattcaaaataacaaataaaacaaactacaaaaatattttgaatactctaaaatatttaaatcaccttaatatatataaaaacattaacatatttaactaatttcggaTATCTTCGGATCCTAATTTGGATTTCGGTTTGGATTATAATCAAAGTCTAAAGTAATAACTTCATAAGTTCTATtcggatatttttgtaaaacagtTCGGATTGGGTTTCGGTTTTTTCCGTTAGTTAAGGCCGATACTTCAAGTTCGTTAAAAACTCCGAGGCCTAGATAATACAATAACCAATGAAGAAATAACAACTGGGCTTGTAAGTTCCCATTAATCTATATGGGCCCTTACGAATGAATATTTTAACGGGCCTTTTTATGTAGCCTAGGGTTTCCTTTTgagtaaaacgacgtcgttagTTTCTTCACACACTTTCCTCATAGACATCGAAGTCGAACAAGGTTTTGGGGGTTTTTCACAAACAGAGAGCTTCTAGGTCGTGTTCGTGTTTGATCAGAGGGTCGAAACTTGAAGTGCTTTTAGCTTCCTATCCTCCTCTCTCTGCTATATCAGCAAGCGTTTCCAggtcagatctctctctctctatctctcgtTTCCTTGAACTCAATTCATCGAGCAGGACAGGTTCTTATATGTGTCTATGTTTCATATGTCTCAATTGAATTGGTCTGAAAGTTTGTTAGCTGTTACTTTGAATAGATGCCTCGGAGACCATCAGGAGGAAGAAGGTTCATAAAGCACCAACCTTTAGCATTTTCACCGTTTATGCGGTCACTTGCTTTAGCTTCAAGGCGTAAACTGCATCGTCATCAACAAGAAGATGACTCTCCACGTTCTGAAGAGCTGATGTCTTTTGGTGAGTAGTAGTAGTAATCATTAAAACTGAGAAGTTTCTGTTCAGAAACATTGTAATAACGAATCATTCTTGTTTTGTTAGATCAAAAGCTCCCAACTTTGTCGAAAAAGGAGCAAAAAGAACAGCTTTCAGACTCCTCTGATGAAGAAGACTCTCAGGTAATAAGATTATTCAGACTCCTCTGTTTTGATCCTTATCTCTAAGCTTAAGCCTAGTTAGAGCCTAGAACGAGGGTTATTTAGTTAGTAGGCCTAGGCGTTTTACCAACTATAACAATATGGTAAATTATAATCTCTACGTTTCAATAAGATGTATATGCTTTagattttttagataaattaagaaaacatgaaattttttattataccgataaattatttttttgtaactaattattcaccataatttttaaccaataaaatttcaataaacaCAACTAtggtttttgaagtttacaatttaccaTTAATTAATAGATTGAAAatgtaaacaatttttttttaaaacatggaTCTTTTCGGAACTGAGTGAGTATAAAATAATAGGTTAAATATGATgatttacaaataataataatattcatATTGTTCTATATTCATAAGACTTTTATACTAcagtatattaatttttgtaatttataaataatgaattatttattattatagtaATTTTTAGAATAGTGGTTTTGATATTTGTAGATGGAATCATTGAAACCCCCTTtgtttatcatttttaatttttttgatatttttgaaggGAGATGTACAAGCAGATTTTGAGTTCTTTGATCCTAAGCCAACAGACTTCAACGGAGTCAAGATTCTTTTAAAGAACTATCTAGATGACAAGGAGTGGGACTTGAGCAGCTTTGTTGATCTGGTACTGGAGCAGACAACAGTAGGAACCGTAGTGAAAGTAGCAGATGATGAGGACGAGTCTGTGTTCGCTGTCGTCTCTGCTCTTAACTTGGCGAGATACAAGGAGCACAAGTGCTTTAGAGAGTTGAAAGAGTTTCTTCTTCAAGTCTGTTCGGAGAAGAGTGTAGCTAAAGATCTTGGAGTGATGTTGGAGAAGAAGGCACATGATGTTGGTATCTTGGTGTCTCAGAGAGTGATGAACCTTCCTCCGCAGCTTCTTCCTCCGCTGTACGATGggttgtttgatgaagtatcgTGGGCTACGGAAGACGAGCCTACCGAGGAGCTTCGTGGCTCGTTCCGGTTCAAGTGGTATCTGCTTGTCACCAAGATTTACAAGGTGAGTTTTGTGTTGTAACTGTAAGGAGTTGTTTTTTGAATCTCTATTGATGTGATGTTTGATGTATAGCTGAAGAATCCCAAGCAGAGGAAGCCTCGTCGtggtgaagaagaggaggaggaaacaGTATTCCTTAAGCCAGAAGATGAACTCTTTCTCCAGGTAACGTATTCTCTCTCACGTTACCTTTCTCGAGATTACATGAACTTTTTGTTGAAATGATTTTGTATTTTTGCAGTTGAGTTCTTGGTCTTTCACGTACCCTATGCGCTCACAGCTTGTGACTTCTCATGAAGTAAGTTTCTCTCTTCAGACTATGCA is from Brassica napus cultivar Da-Ae chromosome A4, Da-Ae, whole genome shotgun sequence and encodes:
- the LOC106429220 gene encoding beta-glucosidase 27 gives rise to the protein MTQGKRSFDKKKSFGRADFPQGFLFGTASSAYQYEGAVKEGSRGESIWDTFARKYPERNCHSNADETIDFYHRYKEDIQRMKDINMDSFRFSISWVRILPHGKLSKGVNKEGIRFYNELIDELLANGITPLATLFHWDTPQALEEEYGGFLSENITMDFRDFANICFEEFGDRVKLWLTINEPWVYSVGGYDAGRKAPGRASKYMNDAATAGKSGHEAYIVSHNLLLSHAEAVEAFRNCHNCKDGKIGMAHCPLWYEPYDVTCDEDVEAAERAMEFMFGWHMNPTVYGDYPEVMKKIVGKRLPSFTESQSRKLKGSFDFIGINYYSSVYAKNVDEVDPDKPFWRSDQHVEWKKQNKAGKAIGAQGGVEWNLMYPQGLRKVLNYAKNKYGNPKFIITENGHCDAYEEKKPKLYELMDMKRTDYHKKHISNVHQAIYEDGVQVDGYFAWSLLDNCEWNCGYEIRYGLFYVDYENGLKRYPKMSAMWFKEFLKEKDDDKIKKPQVKRVKISEF
- the LOC106429210 gene encoding protein BCCIP homolog — encoded protein: MPRRPSGGRRFIKHQPLAFSPFMRSLALASRRKLHRHQQEDDSPRSEELMSFDQKLPTLSKKEQKEQLSDSSDEEDSQGDVQADFEFFDPKPTDFNGVKILLKNYLDDKEWDLSSFVDLVLEQTTVGTVVKVADDEDESVFAVVSALNLARYKEHKCFRELKEFLLQVCSEKSVAKDLGVMLEKKAHDVGILVSQRVMNLPPQLLPPLYDGLFDEVSWATEDEPTEELRGSFRFKWYLLVTKIYKLKNPKQRKPRRGEEEEEETVFLKPEDELFLQLSSWSFTYPMRSQLVTSHEMKNYQLMGLVMAVEAKRIPEFRQMLNSLID